One window from the genome of [Clostridium] celerecrescens 18A encodes:
- the mtaB gene encoding tRNA (N(6)-L-threonylcarbamoyladenosine(37)-C(2))-methylthiotransferase MtaB produces MKKAALHNLGCKVNSYETEAMQQLLENAGYEIVPFAEGADVYIINTCSVTNIADRKSRQMLHRAKKMNPEAVVVAAGCYVQAAGEELKKDEAVDLVVGNNKKTELVSILEDYFAQKKKPEEDISSGQSAAPVEAVETVIDINDTMVYENLSIDKISDHTRAFIKVQDGCNQFCSYCIIPYTRGRVRSRKPDEVAEEVKRLTASGFQEIVLTGIHLSSYGKDFPEEERLTLLDLIKSIHEVEGLKRIRLGSLEPRIVTEEFASELAGLHKICPHFHLSLQSGCDNTLKRMNRHYTTEDYLNRCQILRKAFKNPAITTDVIVGFPGESSEDFQVTKEYLKNVQFYEMHVFKYSKRNGTRAAVMPDQIPESIKAVRSNELLCLEKEMSLEYRKSWLGSRTEVLMEEDYWWNDVHYMIGHTREYVKAAIPFEEGLKGVVKEGTLMEMLNDEVAFLKY; encoded by the coding sequence ATGAAAAAGGCAGCCCTGCATAATCTAGGATGCAAGGTTAATTCCTATGAAACAGAAGCCATGCAGCAGCTTCTTGAAAACGCAGGATATGAGATCGTTCCTTTTGCGGAAGGGGCAGATGTTTATATCATTAATACATGCTCCGTAACGAATATCGCGGATCGTAAATCAAGGCAGATGCTCCACAGGGCAAAGAAGATGAATCCGGAGGCAGTGGTCGTGGCGGCCGGATGCTACGTCCAGGCAGCAGGAGAAGAGCTTAAAAAGGATGAAGCGGTGGATTTAGTCGTTGGCAACAATAAAAAGACCGAACTGGTTTCTATTCTGGAAGATTACTTTGCCCAAAAGAAGAAGCCGGAAGAAGACATATCCTCCGGTCAGTCCGCTGCGCCTGTTGAAGCGGTGGAAACTGTTATTGATATCAATGACACTATGGTGTACGAGAATCTGTCCATTGACAAGATCTCAGACCATACAAGGGCATTTATCAAGGTCCAGGATGGCTGCAACCAGTTTTGCAGCTACTGCATCATACCATACACCAGGGGACGAGTAAGAAGCCGGAAGCCCGATGAGGTGGCGGAAGAAGTAAAACGTCTGACCGCTTCCGGCTTTCAGGAGATCGTACTAACAGGAATACATTTAAGCTCCTATGGAAAGGATTTTCCAGAGGAAGAACGGCTTACTCTTCTGGATCTGATTAAGAGCATTCACGAAGTGGAAGGCTTAAAGCGGATCCGCCTTGGTTCCTTAGAACCCAGGATTGTAACGGAAGAGTTTGCGTCAGAACTGGCAGGACTTCATAAAATATGTCCCCATTTCCACTTATCCCTGCAAAGCGGATGTGATAATACCTTAAAGCGAATGAACCGCCATTACACCACGGAGGATTATTTAAACCGCTGTCAGATTTTGCGGAAGGCATTTAAAAATCCTGCCATTACCACAGATGTGATCGTAGGATTCCCGGGAGAAAGCTCCGAAGACTTCCAGGTGACAAAAGAATATTTGAAAAATGTTCAGTTCTATGAGATGCATGTTTTTAAATATTCCAAAAGAAACGGCACCAGGGCGGCAGTGATGCCGGACCAGATCCCGGAATCCATAAAGGCGGTGCGCAGCAATGAACTCCTTTGCCTGGAGAAGGAAATGTCCTTAGAGTATCGGAAGTCATGGTTAGGATCCAGGACCGAGGTACTTATGGAAGAGGATTACTGGTGGAATGACGTTCATTACATGATCGGCCACACCAGAGAATATGTGAAGGCTGCAATACCCTTTGAAGAAGGCTTAAAGGGCGTAGTGAAAGAGGGAACTCTGATGGAGATGCTAAACGATGAGGTGGCATTTTTAAAGTATTGA
- a CDS encoding HPr family phosphocarrier protein produces the protein MKTVRISLNSIDKVKSFVNDLTKFDTDFDLVSGRYVIDAKSIMGIFSLDLSKPIDLNIHSENNADEILSVLSPYIVD, from the coding sequence ATGAAAACAGTTCGTATATCTTTAAATTCCATCGATAAAGTAAAATCTTTTGTAAATGATTTAACAAAGTTTGATACCGATTTTGATCTTGTTTCCGGCAGATACGTAATTGACGCAAAATCTATTATGGGCATCTTCAGCCTGGATCTTTCCAAACCCATTGATTTAAATATCCACTCTGAAAATAATGCTGATGAAATCTTAAGCGTGTTATCTCCATACATTGTAGATTAA
- the thiI gene encoding tRNA uracil 4-sulfurtransferase ThiI — protein sequence MQYQSFLIKYAEIGVKGKNRYLFEDALVTQIRHSLKRVEGDFIVSKESGRIYVNAESEYDFDEVIEAFKCIFGIAAICPMVQVDDNGYEDLKKQVLSYVDEFYEDKNFTFKVNARRGNKKYPVNSEQINRDLGELVLNAFPETKVDVHKPDVMLHVEVRNKINIYSHVIPGPGGMPVGTNGKAMLLLSGGIDSPVAGYMIAKRGVKIDAVYFHAPPYTSERAKQKVIDLAKLVSKYSGPIRLHIVNFTDIQLYIYDKCPHEELTIIMRRYMMRIAERLSEESGAMALITGESIGQVASQTMQSLAATDAATTMPVFRPVIGFDKQEIVDVSEKIGTYETSVLPFEDCCTIFVAKHPVTKPSLKMIERSEEKLEEKIGELVETAISTVEKVWC from the coding sequence ATGCAATATCAATCATTTTTAATTAAATATGCAGAAATCGGGGTTAAAGGAAAGAACCGTTATCTGTTCGAGGATGCCCTGGTAACTCAGATCCGCCACTCCTTAAAGCGGGTGGAAGGAGATTTTATAGTTTCCAAGGAATCAGGCCGTATATATGTGAATGCAGAGTCAGAATATGATTTTGATGAGGTCATAGAAGCGTTTAAATGTATCTTCGGTATCGCCGCCATCTGCCCTATGGTTCAGGTGGACGACAATGGATACGAGGATTTAAAGAAGCAGGTGCTGTCTTATGTAGATGAATTCTACGAGGATAAGAATTTCACCTTTAAGGTCAATGCCCGCAGAGGAAACAAAAAATATCCGGTAAATTCTGAACAGATCAACCGGGATTTGGGGGAATTAGTTCTTAATGCGTTTCCCGAGACAAAGGTAGATGTTCATAAGCCGGATGTGATGCTTCATGTGGAAGTCCGCAATAAGATCAATATTTACTCCCATGTCATTCCAGGTCCTGGCGGCATGCCGGTGGGAACCAATGGAAAAGCCATGCTTCTTTTATCCGGAGGTATCGACAGCCCGGTGGCAGGATATATGATCGCAAAGCGCGGGGTTAAGATTGATGCCGTTTACTTCCATGCGCCGCCATATACCAGCGAGCGTGCCAAACAGAAGGTAATCGATTTAGCAAAGCTGGTTTCTAAATATTCCGGGCCGATCCGCCTTCATATTGTAAATTTTACGGATATCCAGCTGTACATTTATGACAAATGCCCTCATGAGGAGCTTACCATCATCATGAGACGTTATATGATGAGAATTGCAGAGCGCCTGTCAGAAGAGAGCGGAGCTATGGCACTCATAACAGGAGAGAGTATCGGACAGGTGGCTTCCCAGACCATGCAGTCTCTGGCGGCTACGGATGCAGCCACCACTATGCCGGTATTCCGTCCTGTCATCGGCTTTGACAAGCAGGAAATCGTGGATGTATCGGAAAAGATCGGTACCTATGAGACTTCCGTACTTCCCTTTGAGGACTGCTGTACCATTTTTGTGGCAAAGCATCCGGTGACAAAACCGAGTTTGAAGATGATCGAACGGTCAGAGGAAAAGTTAGAGGAAAAGATCGGCGAACTGGTTGAAACAGCCATAAGCACGGTGGAAAAAGTTTGGTGTTAA
- a CDS encoding cysteine desulfurase family protein: MEAYFDNSATTRVLEPVRDIVVKIMTEDYGNPSAKHKKGMEAEQYMKEAAEIIAGTLKVAPKEIVFTSGGSESNNMALIETAMANKRAGNHIISTGIEHASVYNPLAFLEEQGFTVTYLPVDARGHIRLEELEAAIRPETILVSIMYVNNEIGAVEPIEAISKIIKKKNPSILFHVDAIQAYGKFVIRPKRQGIDLLSVSAHKIHGPKGVGFLYIDQRVKIRPLIYGGGQQRGMRSGTENVPGIAGMGVAAKIMYTDHGEKMQSMIALKDYMIDRLSGIDGVTVNSLPGDLSAPQIVSASFLGVRSEVLLHALEDKDIYVSSGSACSSNHPAVSGTLKGIGVKPELLDSTLRFSFGVYNTKEEVDYCIDVLKELLPVLRRYQRG; this comes from the coding sequence ATGGAAGCTTATTTTGATAATTCGGCGACGACCAGAGTGTTGGAACCGGTAAGAGATATTGTTGTAAAAATCATGACGGAGGACTACGGGAATCCTTCCGCCAAGCATAAAAAAGGAATGGAAGCGGAACAGTATATGAAGGAAGCTGCGGAGATCATAGCAGGGACCTTAAAAGTTGCTCCAAAGGAAATCGTATTCACCTCCGGTGGTTCAGAATCCAATAATATGGCTCTGATTGAGACTGCTATGGCCAATAAAAGGGCGGGAAACCACATTATCAGTACCGGCATAGAACATGCCTCAGTGTATAATCCCCTGGCGTTTTTAGAGGAACAGGGCTTTACGGTGACTTACCTTCCTGTAGATGCCCGCGGACATATCCGTCTGGAAGAGCTTGAGGCGGCAATCCGCCCGGAAACCATTCTGGTTTCCATCATGTATGTAAATAATGAAATCGGTGCGGTGGAACCCATCGAAGCCATTTCAAAGATCATAAAAAAGAAGAATCCGTCCATTCTGTTCCATGTAGATGCCATTCAGGCATACGGAAAGTTTGTCATCCGTCCAAAGCGCCAGGGGATTGATCTTTTATCCGTCAGCGCCCATAAGATACATGGACCAAAAGGCGTTGGATTTTTATACATTGACCAGAGGGTGAAAATAAGGCCCTTGATTTATGGAGGCGGCCAGCAGAGAGGCATGCGTTCCGGTACGGAAAATGTTCCTGGAATCGCAGGCATGGGAGTGGCGGCTAAAATAATGTATACGGATCATGGAGAGAAGATGCAGTCTATGATCGCGCTTAAAGATTATATGATAGACAGGCTTTCCGGGATCGACGGCGTTACGGTAAACAGCCTGCCCGGTGACTTGTCGGCACCTCAGATCGTCAGCGCAAGCTTTTTGGGAGTCCGAAGCGAAGTGCTTTTGCATGCTCTGGAAGATAAGGACATCTACGTGTCCTCCGGGTCTGCCTGCTCTTCCAACCATCCGGCTGTCAGTGGAACATTAAAGGGAATAGGCGTTAAACCAGAGCTTTTGGATTCTACGCTGCGGTTCAGCTTCGGGGTTTATAATACCAAAGAGGAAGTGGATTACTGCATTGATGTGCTTAAGGAGCTTTTGCCTGTTTTAAGGCGTTATCAGAGAGGCTAA
- a CDS encoding 16S rRNA (uracil(1498)-N(3))-methyltransferase: MYHFFVNQDQIGADTIRIMGPDVNHMKNVLRMGAGEQVLISNGIDKDYLCEILEVASLEVTAKILSVDEGGAELPARLYLFQGLPKGDKMELIIQKAVELGVSQIIPVQTRRAVVRLDKKKEESKLRRWRAVSESAAKQSKRLIIPEVTGVMTFQEALTFAKDLDITVIPFEHAKDMAETKKILSAIKPGMSAGIFIGPEGGFEDSEMELAKNSGAKPITLGKRILRTETAGLAIVSVLAFQLED; encoded by the coding sequence ATGTATCACTTTTTTGTTAATCAGGATCAGATTGGAGCAGATACAATCCGGATCATGGGGCCGGATGTGAATCATATGAAGAATGTCCTGCGGATGGGCGCCGGAGAACAGGTTTTAATCAGCAATGGCATAGACAAAGATTATCTGTGTGAGATTCTGGAAGTGGCTTCTTTGGAAGTTACGGCCAAAATCCTGTCGGTGGATGAGGGAGGCGCTGAGCTTCCTGCCAGGCTCTACCTGTTTCAGGGACTGCCAAAGGGTGATAAAATGGAGTTAATTATCCAGAAGGCTGTGGAACTTGGTGTATCCCAGATCATTCCGGTGCAGACCAGACGGGCCGTGGTGCGGCTGGATAAAAAAAAGGAAGAATCAAAGCTTCGCCGCTGGAGGGCGGTATCAGAAAGCGCTGCCAAGCAGTCCAAGCGGCTTATCATACCGGAGGTGACCGGTGTCATGACGTTTCAGGAGGCTCTGACCTTTGCAAAGGATCTTGATATAACAGTCATTCCGTTTGAACACGCAAAGGATATGGCGGAGACGAAGAAAATCCTGTCAGCCATTAAGCCAGGAATGAGCGCGGGGATATTTATCGGACCGGAGGGAGGCTTTGAGGATTCTGAAATGGAACTTGCAAAGAATTCCGGAGCCAAACCAATTACCCTTGGAAAACGGATCCTGAGGACGGAAACTGCCGGCCTTGCGATTGTATCCGTACTGGCCTTCCAGCTGGAAGACTGA
- the prmA gene encoding 50S ribosomal protein L11 methyltransferase: MKWKKFTLTTTTEAVDLVSSMFDEIGIEGIEIEDNIPLTEAETKGMFIDILPELPPDEGIAKVSFYLEPDSDIDGMLKRVEEGLLELSMFTDLGDCTIVSGETEDKDWINNWKQYFKPFTVDDILIKPTWEEIPEEHKDKLLIEIDPGTAFGTGQHETTQLCIRQLQKYITPETTLLDVGTGSGILGITALKLGAKEVFGTDLDENAIIAVKENMEANEIPVDKFQVLQGNIIDDRAIQEKAGFEKYDVVVANILADIIILLQKEISVHMKKDAIFITSGIINMKEEAVKKAFEENEAFELVETTYQGEWISITVRKK; encoded by the coding sequence ATGAAATGGAAAAAATTTACACTGACCACCACGACAGAGGCCGTGGATTTAGTCAGCAGCATGTTTGATGAAATCGGAATAGAAGGCATTGAGATCGAGGATAACATCCCTCTAACGGAGGCGGAGACAAAAGGCATGTTTATCGATATTCTGCCGGAGCTTCCGCCGGATGAGGGCATTGCAAAGGTCAGCTTCTATCTGGAGCCGGATTCTGACATCGATGGCATGTTAAAACGTGTGGAAGAAGGACTTTTGGAGCTTTCCATGTTCACGGATTTAGGGGATTGTACCATTGTGTCCGGTGAGACTGAGGATAAGGACTGGATTAATAACTGGAAACAGTATTTTAAGCCATTTACGGTAGATGATATCCTGATCAAACCTACCTGGGAGGAGATCCCGGAGGAGCACAAGGACAAGCTTTTGATTGAGATCGACCCGGGTACTGCTTTTGGTACCGGACAGCATGAGACGACCCAGCTTTGTATCCGTCAGCTGCAAAAATATATTACTCCTGAGACAACCCTCCTCGACGTGGGAACCGGAAGCGGCATTCTGGGAATCACTGCCTTAAAGCTGGGTGCCAAAGAGGTATTTGGAACAGACCTTGATGAAAATGCCATTATTGCTGTTAAAGAAAACATGGAAGCCAATGAGATCCCTGTGGATAAGTTTCAGGTATTACAGGGCAATATTATTGATGACAGGGCGATCCAGGAGAAAGCAGGCTTTGAAAAATATGATGTAGTGGTAGCTAATATTCTGGCAGATATCATCATCCTTCTTCAGAAGGAAATTTCAGTTCACATGAAAAAAGACGCTATTTTCATTACTTCCGGCATTATTAACATGAAGGAAGAGGCTGTGAAGAAAGCATTTGAGGAAAATGAAGCCTTTGAGCTTGTGGAAACCACCTATCAGGGCGAATGGATTTCTATAACAGTCAGGAAGAAGTAG
- a CDS encoding sulfite exporter TauE/SafE family protein, whose amino-acid sequence MYQYLIVCPLVFLAGFVDSIAGGGGLISLPAYLAAGVPPHLAIGTNKLGSTMGTVISTARYAKGGYIKAKLSLIAALFAVVGSVIGAHLSMLASERLLKGMMLAVLPVVAFYVLKNKNLGNQEEESSLPEKKMLLISIGAALVIGCYDGFYGPGTGTFLLLILTGFAKMDVRSASGTTKVINLSSNIAALATFLINGKVLIPLGLASGLFCIAGHYIGSGLVVKNGLKIVRPVVLVVLLCLFIKIIKG is encoded by the coding sequence ATGTACCAATATCTGATCGTGTGCCCTCTTGTCTTTCTAGCGGGTTTTGTAGATTCCATTGCAGGAGGTGGAGGACTTATATCCCTTCCGGCATATCTGGCAGCAGGGGTTCCTCCTCATTTGGCCATTGGAACCAATAAATTGGGTTCCACCATGGGAACGGTGATTTCTACGGCAAGGTATGCAAAGGGCGGTTATATTAAAGCAAAGCTGTCTCTGATTGCCGCACTTTTTGCTGTGGTTGGTTCTGTAATCGGAGCGCACTTATCCATGCTTGCAAGTGAGCGGCTATTAAAGGGTATGATGCTGGCGGTGCTTCCGGTTGTTGCCTTTTATGTTCTTAAGAATAAAAACCTGGGAAATCAGGAGGAAGAGAGCAGCCTGCCTGAAAAAAAGATGCTTTTGATCAGCATAGGTGCAGCGCTGGTCATTGGATGCTATGACGGTTTTTACGGACCAGGTACGGGAACCTTTTTACTGCTGATTTTGACCGGATTTGCCAAAATGGATGTCAGGAGCGCATCAGGCACCACGAAGGTGATTAACCTGTCCTCTAATATTGCAGCATTGGCGACTTTTTTAATAAATGGAAAGGTTTTGATCCCCTTAGGACTGGCATCAGGACTTTTCTGCATAGCAGGCCATTATATCGGATCTGGCCTTGTGGTAAAAAATGGATTAAAGATTGTGCGCCCGGTTGTTTTAGTGGTGCTTTTGTGTCTGTTTATCAAAATTATTAAAGGATAG
- a CDS encoding glucan-binding protein: MGRFAKKLALTAVVIWLAALFPASVMAADGQSVRDFPGWNGSGTKNKGPVEGSVSFDCWDDDDDDDDDDGPGSYSYQRGWRYSPSGWWFQYSDGSWPSNCWKHIDGRWYRFNREGHMLTGWYTDEGGFRYYLNPMDDGTMGTMRIGWQIVDGKAYYFNTMSDGYKGRLLTNTTTPDGYKVGADGAWIQ, from the coding sequence ATGGGAAGGTTTGCAAAAAAACTGGCCCTGACAGCCGTTGTTATATGGTTAGCAGCTTTGTTTCCGGCGTCAGTCATGGCCGCTGACGGGCAGTCTGTCCGGGATTTTCCAGGCTGGAACGGCTCGGGCACAAAAAACAAAGGGCCGGTTGAAGGAAGTGTATCCTTTGACTGCTGGGATGATGACGATGATGATGACGATGATGATGGTCCCGGGAGCTACAGCTATCAGAGAGGATGGCGTTATAGCCCATCCGGCTGGTGGTTTCAGTACAGTGACGGAAGCTGGCCCTCGAACTGCTGGAAGCATATCGATGGCAGATGGTACCGGTTTAACCGGGAAGGACATATGCTGACCGGCTGGTACACAGATGAGGGAGGCTTCCGGTATTACTTAAATCCGATGGATGACGGTACAATGGGTACCATGAGGATAGGCTGGCAGATTGTAGACGGAAAGGCTTATTACTTTAACACCATGTCCGATGGTTATAAGGGAAGGCTGCTCACCAATACGACCACTCCTGACGGATATAAGGTGGGGGCTGACGGAGCCTGGATTCAGTAA
- the dnaJ gene encoding molecular chaperone DnaJ, with amino-acid sequence MAESKKDYYETLGIPKDADDAAIKKAYRALAKKYHPDTNPGDAAAAEKFKQASEAYSVLSDPDKRRQYDQFGSAAFDGSGGAGGFGGFDFSGADMGDIFGDIFGDIFGGGRSSARYNGPSRGANVRTSIRITFEDAIFGCEKEIEINFKEECSSCHGSGAKAGTSPVTCPKCNGKGKIMYTQQSFFGQIQNVQTCPDCGGSGKIVKDKCPDCYGSGYITRRKKFKVTIPAGIDNGQSVRLAGAGEPGTNGGERGDLLVEAVVSNHPIFKRQDTSIFSTVPVSFANAALGGTIRIKTVDGEVEYEVKPGTQTDTKVRLKGKGVPSLRNRAIRGDHFVTLVVSVPERMTEVQKEALRKFDEAMNGTVEGDKHKKKGIFK; translated from the coding sequence ATGGCAGAGAGTAAGAAAGATTATTATGAAACCCTGGGCATTCCAAAAGATGCGGATGATGCAGCGATTAAGAAGGCTTACAGGGCATTAGCTAAGAAATACCATCCTGACACAAATCCCGGAGATGCTGCGGCTGCTGAGAAGTTCAAGCAGGCTTCCGAGGCCTACAGTGTCCTTAGCGATCCTGATAAGAGACGTCAGTACGACCAGTTCGGTTCTGCTGCCTTTGACGGAAGCGGGGGAGCAGGCGGCTTTGGCGGCTTTGATTTTAGTGGAGCGGACATGGGAGATATATTCGGAGATATATTCGGAGATATCTTTGGCGGAGGACGTAGCAGCGCCCGTTACAATGGGCCATCTAGGGGAGCCAATGTCAGAACCAGCATCCGCATCACCTTTGAGGATGCGATTTTTGGCTGCGAGAAGGAGATTGAGATCAATTTCAAGGAAGAGTGTTCCTCCTGTCACGGAAGCGGTGCAAAAGCGGGAACCTCACCTGTTACATGTCCAAAATGTAATGGAAAAGGAAAGATCATGTATACCCAGCAATCCTTCTTCGGACAGATACAGAATGTTCAGACGTGTCCGGACTGTGGAGGCAGCGGGAAAATTGTTAAAGACAAATGCCCGGATTGCTATGGCAGCGGATACATTACAAGAAGAAAGAAATTTAAAGTCACCATTCCGGCAGGAATTGACAACGGACAGTCCGTGCGTCTTGCAGGTGCTGGAGAACCGGGAACCAATGGCGGTGAGAGAGGGGATCTGCTGGTAGAGGCAGTGGTATCCAACCATCCGATTTTCAAACGCCAGGATACCAGTATTTTCTCAACGGTCCCGGTTTCCTTTGCAAATGCTGCTTTAGGCGGAACCATCCGGATCAAGACCGTGGATGGAGAAGTGGAATACGAAGTGAAGCCAGGTACCCAGACGGATACCAAGGTGCGCTTAAAAGGAAAGGGTGTTCCTTCCCTGCGCAACCGGGCAATTCGGGGCGACCATTTTGTCACTTTGGTGGTTTCAGTGCCGGAGCGTATGACAGAGGTTCAAAAAGAGGCGCTTCGTAAGTTTGACGAAGCCATGAACGGCACAGTAGAAGGTGACAAACATAAAAAGAAGGGAATCTTTAAATAA
- the dnaK gene encoding molecular chaperone DnaK — protein MGKIIGIDLGTTNSCVAVMEGGKPVVIPNSEGVRTTPSVVAFTKNGERLVGEPAKRQAVTNSDRTISSIKRHIGTDYKVAIDGKNYSPQEISAMILQKLKADAEAYLGEKVTEAVITVPAYFNDAQRQATKDAGKIAGLDVKRIINEPTAAALAYGLDNEKEQKIMVYDLGGGTFDVSIIEIGDGVIEVLSTNGDTRLGGDDFDNRVTQWMVDEFKKAEGVDLSGDKMAMQRLREAAEKAKKELSSATTTNINLPFITATSEGPKHLDMNLTRAKFDELTLDLIERTAVPVQNALRDAGITAAELGKVLLVGGSTRMLSAQEKVKQLTGKEPSKSLNPDECVAIGASIQGGKLAGDAGAGDILLLDVTPLSLSIETMGGVATRLIERNTTIPTKKSQIFSTAADNQTAVDIHVVQGERQFARDNKTLGQFRLDGIPPARRGVPQIEVTFDIDANGIVNVSAKDLGTGKEQHITITSGSNMSDSDIDKAVKEAAEYEAQDKKRKEGIDARNDADSMVFQTEKALQEVGDKIDANDKATVEADLNALKEAVNRAPIDDMTDAQIEDIKAGRERLMNSAQALFAKVYEQAQGGAQGAGPDMGADNATYQDSDVVDGDFKEV, from the coding sequence ATGGGCAAGATCATTGGTATTGACTTAGGTACAACAAATAGCTGCGTAGCCGTTATGGAAGGCGGTAAACCAGTTGTTATTCCAAACAGCGAAGGCGTAAGAACCACACCATCCGTTGTTGCATTTACAAAGAACGGTGAGAGGCTAGTCGGTGAGCCTGCTAAGCGTCAGGCAGTAACAAACTCTGACCGTACCATCTCTTCCATCAAAAGACATATTGGTACGGACTACAAGGTTGCTATTGACGGTAAAAATTACAGCCCTCAGGAAATATCTGCTATGATCCTTCAGAAATTAAAAGCAGACGCAGAGGCTTATTTAGGAGAAAAAGTAACCGAAGCGGTTATTACCGTACCGGCATATTTTAACGATGCACAGCGTCAGGCAACCAAGGATGCCGGTAAGATTGCAGGTCTTGACGTAAAGCGTATCATCAACGAGCCGACAGCAGCAGCTCTGGCTTATGGACTTGACAATGAAAAAGAGCAGAAGATTATGGTATATGACTTAGGCGGCGGTACCTTCGACGTTTCCATCATTGAAATCGGCGACGGTGTTATCGAAGTTCTCTCCACCAACGGCGACACCCGTCTGGGCGGTGATGATTTTGATAACCGCGTGACCCAGTGGATGGTAGATGAATTTAAAAAGGCAGAGGGCGTAGATTTATCCGGTGATAAGATGGCTATGCAGAGATTAAGAGAAGCTGCTGAAAAGGCGAAGAAGGAATTATCCTCCGCAACGACCACCAACATCAACCTGCCGTTTATTACTGCTACTTCAGAAGGTCCAAAGCATCTGGATATGAACCTGACCAGAGCAAAATTTGATGAGCTGACATTAGATCTCATCGAGCGCACTGCGGTTCCGGTACAGAATGCATTAAGAGATGCGGGCATTACTGCAGCAGAATTAGGAAAAGTATTGTTAGTAGGCGGATCTACCCGTATGCTGTCTGCTCAGGAGAAAGTAAAACAGCTGACAGGCAAGGAGCCTTCCAAGTCCTTGAACCCGGATGAATGTGTTGCCATCGGCGCCAGCATCCAGGGCGGAAAGCTTGCAGGTGATGCAGGCGCAGGCGATATTCTGCTTCTGGACGTAACTCCTCTTTCCTTATCCATTGAGACCATGGGCGGTGTTGCTACCAGACTGATTGAAAGAAATACAACGATCCCCACAAAGAAGAGCCAGATCTTCTCCACAGCGGCAGACAACCAGACAGCGGTTGATATCCACGTGGTACAGGGTGAGAGACAGTTTGCAAGAGATAATAAGACATTAGGCCAGTTCCGTCTGGATGGAATTCCACCTGCAAGAAGAGGCGTTCCTCAGATCGAAGTTACCTTTGATATCGATGCCAACGGTATCGTAAATGTTTCCGCTAAGGACTTGGGAACAGGCAAGGAACAGCATATTACCATTACTTCCGGCTCCAACATGTCTGATTCTGATATTGATAAGGCAGTTAAGGAAGCAGCTGAATATGAGGCTCAGGATAAGAAGCGTAAGGAAGGCATTGACGCAAGAAACGATGCAGACTCCATGGTATTCCAGACAGAGAAGGCTCTGCAGGAAGTAGGAGACAAGATCGATGCAAACGATAAGGCAACTGTGGAAGCGGACTTGAATGCATTAAAAGAAGCAGTTAACAGAGCCCCAATCGATGATATGACGGATGCTCAGATTGAAGATATCAAGGCTGGCAGAGAAAGACTGATGAACAGTGCACAGGCTCTATTTGCAAAAGTTTATGAGCAGGCGCAGGGCGGAGCCCAGGGCGCAGGCCCTGACATGGGAGCAGATAATGCAACCTATCAGGACAGCGATGTAGTTGACGGCGATTTCAAAGAGGTGTAA
- the grpE gene encoding nucleotide exchange factor GrpE: MEDVKTDENLADETVNTEDAVFAEKEIEGAEACGDDGTQEYVPEEEMAEEGSKEESGKKGLFGKKKEKKDPRDEKIEELTDRLQRSMAEFDNYRKRTEKEKSAMFEIGAKDIVERILPVVDNFERGLAAISEEERSAPFADGMDKIYKQLMKTLEEAGVKPIEAVGMPFDPNFHNAVMHIEDESLGENIISQELQKGYTYRDSVVRHSMVQVAN; encoded by the coding sequence ATGGAAGATGTGAAAACAGATGAGAATCTGGCAGATGAGACTGTTAATACAGAGGATGCCGTTTTCGCTGAAAAAGAAATAGAAGGTGCAGAAGCCTGCGGGGACGATGGAACCCAGGAATATGTTCCGGAAGAAGAAATGGCTGAAGAGGGTTCCAAAGAAGAATCCGGAAAAAAGGGCCTTTTCGGAAAAAAGAAAGAGAAGAAAGACCCAAGGGATGAAAAAATAGAGGAACTGACCGACCGCCTTCAGAGATCCATGGCTGAATTTGATAATTACCGCAAGAGAACAGAAAAAGAAAAGTCAGCCATGTTCGAAATCGGAGCTAAGGATATCGTTGAACGGATTCTTCCGGTAGTTGATAATTTTGAAAGAGGTCTTGCAGCAATATCCGAGGAGGAAAGAAGCGCTCCTTTTGCAGATGGAATGGATAAGATATATAAACAGCTTATGAAAACGCTGGAGGAAGCCGGCGTAAAACCTATTGAAGCGGTTGGAATGCCGTTTGATCCGAATTTCCATAATGCAGTAATGCATATTGAAGATGAGTCACTGGGCGAAAATATAATCTCCCAGGAGCTTCAGAAGGGTTACACTTACCGTGACAGCGTGGTAAGGCATTCCATGGTGCAGGTGGCAAATTAG